In Bacillus spongiae, a single genomic region encodes these proteins:
- a CDS encoding glycosyl hydrolase: MKKVAGIVMAFILTVSLMVPPTANAFPGEVSLGAGSYSTVKPNGVNDLPSTIYKTGNVTGATPTNDWWSSTAWVQYSEQQYPHPLALNNQAEGLRIYNPSHHIKTEGAITQGSMNAIDDFILGHSGTSNFNDTKVDQFSDWFVTNEYKAGANTLSVTYGHGSPYVYATYEGGNPQITLPSLPPTIWYGDANSNVLGITTEKGSHYALFGPEGSTWTGIGTKKLTNNLNGKNYFSVAVLPDNSVATLEKFKQYAYSHVVDTKVDWAYDEATSQVKTTYSFETVSKEGSTKGTLFALYPHQWKNTDKGLLNYTYPSVRGVMKVAEGTSFTTNMVFNGVLPSLPDLGTYDKNVLAGYIDEAQHGNLNPIEPDTYWVGKHLGVLSTLAPIAEQVGDQSAANEFRQEMKDRLEDWFTASHQNGSLKNQSLFYYNQNWGTLLGYPDNFGSVLHMNDHHFHYGYYIKAAAELARVDKEWASQGQWGQMVEMLIKDIANWDRNDDRFPFLRNFDMYAGHSWASGDAVFNGEYIDGNNNESSSEGMNAWAGIILWGEATGNKELRDLGIYLYTTEMNAINEYWFDVNNENFPEEYVGETASMVWGGATIGNRVWWTEGEEEIHGINWLPFTAASLYLAQYPEYTKRNYDALFAKNNGDNWDNWEDLIWMYRAIENPGDAIRQFNERKDVFVPEAGNTKANAYHWIHNLNALGSVDRSVTADYPFYAVFKKNNVKTYVVYNMSNEKKTVTFSDGKVVTAEPNQFNTGNGDTIDPVTNRNAFEKIEAEDFDLNSGVETEGTTDVGGGENIGWTSNGDYIAFNNVDFGDGATGVQGRIASESSGTIELRLGSVNGSLIGEIDLNYTGGWQQWETSSSTILPTSGIHDLYLVFKGDPSADIGNLNWITFTKENSGANNDVIEEADYRIEVANAGADQLTFTFIPKYGTSEFVHFHYVKNGGNQQNVIATKVGDAWEYTIQGVNKGDSLNYYFTYKKDPLAYDTPKYDYTY, encoded by the coding sequence ATGAAGAAAGTTGCAGGTATTGTGATGGCGTTCATTCTAACGGTATCGTTGATGGTTCCTCCTACTGCAAACGCGTTTCCTGGTGAAGTGTCATTAGGAGCTGGTAGTTATTCAACAGTAAAACCAAATGGAGTAAATGATTTGCCTTCAACAATATACAAAACAGGGAATGTTACAGGAGCAACTCCGACGAACGATTGGTGGAGTTCAACGGCTTGGGTACAATATTCAGAACAGCAATATCCTCACCCCCTAGCATTGAATAATCAGGCGGAAGGTCTTCGAATCTATAACCCTAGTCACCATATTAAAACAGAAGGTGCCATTACACAGGGGTCGATGAATGCGATTGATGATTTCATCCTTGGTCACTCAGGAACAAGCAATTTTAACGATACGAAAGTAGATCAATTTAGTGACTGGTTCGTAACAAATGAATATAAAGCAGGTGCTAATACTTTATCCGTTACTTATGGGCATGGTTCTCCGTATGTTTATGCAACGTATGAGGGAGGAAACCCACAAATCACACTGCCTTCTCTGCCACCAACAATTTGGTATGGAGACGCAAATAGTAATGTACTAGGAATCACAACCGAGAAAGGTAGTCATTACGCTTTATTTGGTCCAGAAGGTTCCACTTGGACAGGAATTGGAACAAAGAAATTAACAAACAACCTTAACGGGAAAAATTACTTTTCCGTAGCTGTATTGCCAGATAATTCAGTAGCCACTTTAGAGAAATTCAAGCAATACGCATATTCACATGTTGTCGATACGAAAGTGGATTGGGCTTATGACGAAGCAACTAGCCAAGTAAAAACTACGTACTCTTTTGAAACCGTTTCCAAAGAAGGGTCTACAAAGGGAACATTATTTGCTCTTTATCCACACCAATGGAAAAACACGGACAAAGGATTACTGAATTACACGTACCCTTCTGTTCGCGGTGTAATGAAAGTTGCGGAAGGTACATCTTTCACAACGAATATGGTCTTTAATGGGGTCTTACCTTCATTACCAGACTTAGGAACATATGATAAAAACGTACTAGCAGGCTATATCGATGAAGCACAGCATGGAAATTTAAATCCAATTGAGCCAGATACATATTGGGTTGGGAAGCATTTAGGTGTTTTATCTACATTAGCCCCAATTGCCGAACAAGTAGGGGATCAGAGTGCGGCAAATGAATTTAGACAGGAAATGAAGGATAGATTAGAAGATTGGTTTACAGCTAGTCATCAAAATGGAAGTTTAAAGAATCAATCGCTATTTTACTATAACCAAAATTGGGGAACTTTACTGGGGTACCCAGATAACTTTGGCTCCGTTCTGCATATGAACGACCATCACTTCCATTATGGCTATTATATTAAGGCGGCTGCAGAACTAGCACGTGTTGATAAAGAGTGGGCAAGTCAAGGTCAATGGGGTCAAATGGTTGAAATGTTGATTAAAGATATTGCGAACTGGGACCGAAATGATGATCGTTTCCCATTCCTACGAAACTTTGATATGTATGCAGGTCATTCATGGGCTTCTGGAGATGCTGTTTTTAATGGAGAATACATTGATGGGAATAACAATGAATCCTCTTCAGAAGGAATGAATGCTTGGGCTGGTATTATTTTATGGGGTGAAGCGACAGGGAATAAAGAGCTTCGCGATTTAGGAATCTATTTATATACGACGGAAATGAACGCCATTAATGAGTACTGGTTTGATGTGAATAACGAGAACTTCCCTGAGGAATATGTAGGGGAAACAGCAAGTATGGTATGGGGTGGAGCAACCATTGGAAATAGAGTATGGTGGACAGAAGGTGAAGAGGAAATTCACGGAATTAACTGGTTACCATTTACGGCAGCCTCTCTTTATTTAGCTCAATACCCAGAATATACGAAACGAAATTATGATGCTTTATTTGCTAAAAATAACGGAGACAATTGGGATAATTGGGAAGATTTAATTTGGATGTATCGTGCTATCGAAAACCCAGGAGACGCAATAAGACAATTTAATGAACGGAAAGATGTGTTTGTTCCAGAAGCAGGAAACACAAAAGCAAATGCGTACCACTGGATCCATAATTTAAATGCTCTTGGCTCTGTCGATCGTTCTGTTACAGCAGATTATCCATTTTATGCAGTCTTTAAAAAGAATAATGTGAAGACCTATGTTGTATACAATATGTCGAACGAAAAGAAAACGGTTACATTTTCGGATGGAAAAGTTGTGACGGCTGAACCAAATCAATTTAACACAGGGAATGGAGATACAATAGATCCAGTCACTAACAGAAATGCTTTTGAAAAAATAGAAGCAGAAGATTTTGATTTGAATAGTGGCGTTGAAACAGAAGGTACCACAGATGTTGGTGGTGGCGAGAATATTGGCTGGACAAGTAATGGAGATTATATTGCATTTAATAATGTAGATTTTGGAGATGGTGCAACAGGTGTTCAAGGAAGAATTGCTTCTGAATCATCTGGAACCATTGAATTGCGTCTAGGCTCCGTGAATGGCTCCTTAATCGGTGAGATTGACCTTAACTATACGGGAGGATGGCAACAATGGGAGACAAGCTCTTCTACTATTCTTCCAACATCAGGTATTCATGATTTATATTTGGTGTTTAAAGGAGACCCTTCAGCAGACATCGGAAATCTAAATTGGATTACCTTCACCAAAGAGAACAGTGGTGCGAATAACGATGTAATCGAGGAAGCGGATTACCGAATTGAGGTCGCTAATGCAGGAGCAGATCAATTGACCTTTACGTTCATTCCGAAATATGGAACTTCTGAATTTGTTCATTTTCACTATGTGAAAAATGGCGGCAATCAACAAAATGTCATTGCTACAAAAGTCGGTGATGCATGGGAGTATACAATTCAAGGCGTAAATAAAGGGGATTCTCTTAACTACTATTTCACATATAAAAAAGACCCTCTAGCGTATGATACGCCAAAGTATGATTATACTTACTAA
- a CDS encoding ferritin: MISEKLAKGLNDQMNYEFYSAHAYMAMAAYCSAENLDGFANFFLIQAEEERFHAMKFYNFINDLGERVEVDGFTDPNNEFTSVLDAFENGLKHEKEVTRRIYQLADMALDEREHATMTFLKWFIEEQVEEEALFDGLIQKLRRIDQDSNAFFMLENELGQRTFVAEEE, encoded by the coding sequence ATGATTAGTGAGAAATTAGCCAAAGGTTTAAATGATCAAATGAATTATGAGTTCTATTCTGCGCATGCGTATATGGCTATGGCCGCTTATTGCTCAGCAGAAAATTTAGATGGTTTTGCCAACTTCTTTTTAATTCAAGCAGAAGAAGAGCGCTTTCATGCAATGAAATTTTATAACTTTATTAATGATTTAGGTGAACGTGTGGAAGTTGATGGATTCACGGACCCAAATAACGAATTTACTTCTGTTTTAGATGCATTCGAAAATGGCTTAAAGCATGAAAAAGAAGTCACACGTCGAATTTATCAGCTAGCAGATATGGCACTTGATGAGAGAGAGCATGCAACAATGACGTTTTTAAAATGGTTCATTGAAGAGCAAGTAGAAGAGGAAGCGTTATTTGATGGATTAATTCAAAAATTAAGACGAATTGACCAAGATAGCAATGCATTCTTTATGCTAGAAAATGAACTTGGACAAAGAACATTTGTGGCTGAAGAAGAATAG
- a CDS encoding glycosyl hydrolase, with the protein MKKIAAIILAICLTASVMLPSTASAFPGEVALGAGSYSTVKPAGVNDVQPDIYKTDNVTGATPTNDWWSSTAWVQYSDAQYPHPLAMINQADGLRIYNPSNSIEGLGGFTKGWMNDIDDFVLGHSGTSAFEDTKVDQFSDWFVTNEYKNGSNSLHVTYGHGSPYVYATYEGGNPTITLPSIPPTIWYGDANSNVLGITTEKGSHYALFGPEGSTWTGIGTKELTNNLNGKDYFSVAVLPDNSVETLEKFKQYAYSHIVDTKVDWAFDEATSQVKTTYNFETVSKEGSTEGTLFALYPHQWKHTNKELLTYTYPSVRGEMKVAEGVSFTTNMDFNGVLPSLPDLGSYDKATLASYIDEAQNEGGQPDPDTYWYGKHLGKLATLAPIAEQVGDMQAANEFRQEMASGLEDWFTASDANGNLEGERLFYYNQNWGTLLGYPDSFGSVEEMNDHHFHYGYFIKAAAELARVDKDWASQNQWGQMVELLIKDIANWDRNDESFPFMRNFDMYAGHSWASGHAKFFDGNNNESSSEAMNAWAGIILWGEATGNKELRDLGIYLYTTEMNAINEYWFDVHDENHAPGFTKETASMVWGGKTVGDAVWWTANPEEVHGINWLPITGASLYLTQYPEYTKRNYDALVSENNGTNWDVWEDLIWMYRAIENPEDAIQQFNARADVFSPEAGNSKANTYHWIHNLNAVGTTDLSVTADYPVYAVFKKGNVKTYVVYNMTDEVKTVTFSDGKVVTVEPHEFNIGNGEVDPGTDPGTDPGTDPGTDPGTDPGTDPVDTKDAFGKLEAEDFDLMSGIQTEATTDTGGGSNVGWASNGDYIAFENVDFGEGATGVEGRVASETSGTIELRLDSPEGTLIGEIDLINTGGWQQWETSSATISSTSGVHDLYVVFKGAPSTDIGNLNWITFTNDSVNPGNGDVIEEGDYRIEIEKVGTDSLKFTFNPTQEPAAFVDFHYVKNNDVQQNVRAVKVGDAWEYTVQGVSVGDDINFFFTYEKGSLAYDTPKYNYTF; encoded by the coding sequence ATGAAAAAAATTGCAGCAATTATTCTTGCAATCTGTCTTACTGCCTCAGTCATGCTCCCGTCTACTGCATCAGCATTTCCGGGAGAAGTAGCATTAGGAGCTGGCAGTTACTCAACTGTTAAGCCTGCTGGTGTTAACGATGTTCAACCTGATATTTATAAAACAGATAATGTTACAGGAGCAACTCCGACGAATGATTGGTGGAGTTCAACGGCTTGGGTACAATATTCAGATGCTCAGTATCCTCATCCGTTAGCAATGATTAATCAAGCGGATGGTCTACGAATCTATAATCCTAGTAATAGTATTGAAGGATTAGGTGGATTTACTAAGGGCTGGATGAATGACATTGATGATTTTGTCCTTGGTCACTCTGGAACAAGTGCTTTTGAAGATACGAAAGTCGATCAATTTAGCGATTGGTTCGTGACAAACGAATATAAAAACGGGTCCAATTCTTTACATGTTACTTATGGTCATGGATCTCCGTATGTTTATGCAACTTATGAGGGTGGTAATCCAACTATCACACTTCCATCCATCCCACCGACCATTTGGTATGGTGATGCAAATAGTAATGTACTAGGAATCACAACAGAGAAGGGCAGTCATTATGCGCTATTTGGTCCAGAAGGTTCAACGTGGACAGGAATTGGTACAAAAGAATTAACGAACAATTTAAATGGTAAAGATTATTTCTCCGTAGCGGTTTTACCAGATAATTCGGTTGAGACGCTAGAAAAATTTAAGCAATACGCTTATTCACATATTGTTGATACAAAAGTGGATTGGGCTTTTGATGAAGCGACAAGTCAAGTTAAAACTACGTACAATTTTGAAACCGTTTCCAAAGAGGGGTCTACGGAAGGAACACTGTTTGCCCTTTATCCGCACCAATGGAAACATACGAACAAAGAATTACTAACATATACGTATCCTTCTGTCCGTGGTGAAATGAAAGTAGCAGAAGGTGTCTCTTTCACAACCAATATGGACTTTAACGGAGTTTTACCTTCATTACCTGATCTTGGATCATATGATAAAGCGACACTTGCAAGTTATATAGACGAAGCACAAAATGAAGGTGGACAACCAGATCCAGATACGTATTGGTACGGAAAACATTTAGGAAAGCTTGCTACATTAGCTCCAATTGCCGAACAAGTTGGGGATATGCAAGCGGCAAATGAATTTAGACAAGAAATGGCATCTGGGTTAGAAGATTGGTTTACTGCTAGTGATGCAAACGGCAATTTAGAAGGTGAGAGATTATTTTACTACAATCAAAACTGGGGAACTTTATTAGGATACCCTGATAGCTTTGGCTCTGTAGAGGAAATGAATGACCACCACTTCCATTATGGCTATTTTATTAAAGCGGCTGCGGAGCTTGCTCGTGTAGATAAGGATTGGGCAAGCCAAAATCAATGGGGTCAAATGGTAGAATTATTAATTAAAGATATTGCAAACTGGGATCGAAACGATGAAAGTTTTCCTTTCATGAGAAACTTTGACATGTATGCTGGTCATTCTTGGGCTTCTGGACATGCAAAATTCTTTGATGGCAATAACAACGAATCTTCTTCTGAAGCGATGAATGCTTGGGCAGGAATTATTTTATGGGGAGAAGCAACTGGGAATAAAGAGTTAAGAGATCTAGGTATTTACTTATATACAACTGAAATGAATGCGATTAATGAATACTGGTTTGATGTACATGATGAAAACCATGCTCCTGGATTTACGAAAGAAACGGCTAGTATGGTATGGGGTGGAAAAACAGTTGGAGATGCAGTATGGTGGACGGCTAACCCAGAGGAAGTTCATGGAATTAACTGGTTACCAATTACAGGAGCGTCTCTATATTTAACACAATATCCAGAGTATACGAAGCGCAACTATGATGCATTAGTGTCAGAAAATAACGGTACAAATTGGGATGTTTGGGAAGATCTCATCTGGATGTATCGAGCGATTGAAAATCCTGAAGACGCTATTCAACAATTTAATGCCCGTGCAGATGTGTTTTCACCAGAAGCTGGAAATTCAAAAGCGAATACGTATCATTGGATCCATAATTTAAATGCTGTTGGAACAACAGATTTATCTGTAACAGCCGATTATCCAGTCTATGCTGTCTTTAAAAAGGGTAATGTGAAAACATATGTTGTGTATAATATGACGGATGAAGTGAAAACGGTTACATTCTCAGATGGAAAAGTTGTAACGGTTGAACCACACGAATTTAATATTGGGAATGGTGAAGTGGATCCAGGAACAGATCCAGGAACAGATCCAGGAACTGACCCAGGAACAGATCCGGGGACTGACCCAGGAACTGACCCAGTCGATACGAAAGATGCGTTTGGAAAATTGGAAGCAGAAGATTTTGATTTGATGAGTGGTATTCAAACGGAAGCGACCACTGACACTGGTGGCGGTTCAAATGTAGGCTGGGCAAGTAATGGAGATTATATTGCCTTTGAAAATGTAGATTTTGGAGAAGGTGCGACAGGTGTTGAAGGAAGAGTAGCTTCTGAAACTTCTGGGACTATTGAATTGCGACTAGATTCTCCTGAAGGTACTTTAATAGGTGAGATTGACTTAATAAACACTGGGGGATGGCAACAATGGGAGACTAGTTCTGCCACAATTAGCTCGACTTCAGGTGTTCATGATTTATACGTAGTATTCAAAGGAGCCCCTTCAACGGATATTGGTAACTTGAATTGGATCACCTTTACAAATGACAGTGTTAATCCAGGTAATGGTGATGTCATTGAAGAAGGAGATTATCGAATTGAAATTGAAAAGGTAGGGACGGATAGCCTTAAATTTACGTTTAATCCTACTCAGGAACCTGCTGCTTTTGTTGACTTTCATTATGTGAAAAATAATGATGTACAACAAAATGTAAGAGCTGTTAAGGTAGGAGATGCTTGGGAATATACGGTTCAGGGAGTAAGTGTAGGAGATGACATTAATTTCTTCTTCACATATGAGAAAGGGTCATTAGCATACGATACGCCGAAGTATAATTATACTTTTTAA
- a CDS encoding efflux RND transporter permease subunit yields the protein MKLLKFILNRKILVGLLVLFILAIGSYSVFQLDRELFPEMDFDSAFVEIDAGDMAAIEVERTITTPIEKQLLSINGVTDVHSTTIIGKSNMTIMFERGRGNELSAEVESVVNSAAANNPGIKNVIAGQISINQGYEFFMDISGGDMKEMTTFAKEVLEPRLEALPEVRDVMLSGSFEQELTIDFNRSKITELGIDFQQAINTISNTNTTTTLGTFSGEANNPSLRWNTSLNSIDDVKNISIPSPSGSIPLSDIANISLQPLESSSFVWKDGTKDLIFIQVGRVTDVTQIEMAEAVRNEIQAIRDENLVNGFDIMEIVAQADYIKDSLDGVTNNIIIGGLIAIVILFLFLRNLRATFIIGLSIPTSILLTFLTMWLFDYSFNILTLIALGLGIGMMVDSSIVILESIYRKKEQGLSNFVAVLDGTKEVATAVFASMLTTIVVFLPIGLLGGEIGQFMIILSAVVAITLISSVVVSFTLIPTLSEKFLKLRKHAEKRTNGPIIKAYRKLIQWIVSKKRYSVAVIGLFLILFIGSFLLISKIPMTIMPDMFNRYTELAVDVESGLSLEDKEEVITEITNTLVGIQDVETTYIMDNGTMFYLIINMTKGDEITREQKEVNEEILSSLRTLEENGPIESVASSLTGSSSSPIQVTISGEDFEDLQTIAATFQNELESIKGVVGVKTSVDRTTIEEEIKLKEKEMEEARVTPSQISQYIEQAFLQMEVGALSLDNETIPLKVRWEETTAQRSDLLNLTIPTEIGERKLSHFIELESMNTPNEISHTDGERFVSISADIEGTDLGTVNLDVQRLINNFETPLGYDISVAGDLEQQQQVMIEMLLILIISIFLVYLVMAVQFNHLIHPLVVMAVIPMTIVGVILGLFITKHELSVMSGMGVIMLIGIVLNNAILLIDRTNQLRKQDYSIQEALMQAGTDRIRPIFMTTLTTAGGMLPLALASGTAGNYQAPMATVIISGLLFATFITLLLIPAVYRLFANISFSFSINRKLKKKKKTTAHSATSAVR from the coding sequence ATGAAATTATTAAAGTTTATTTTGAACAGAAAGATACTTGTAGGTTTACTTGTCCTATTCATTTTGGCGATTGGTAGTTACTCCGTTTTCCAACTAGATAGAGAATTATTCCCTGAAATGGACTTTGATAGTGCTTTCGTTGAAATTGATGCAGGAGATATGGCAGCGATTGAAGTAGAACGTACGATTACGACTCCTATCGAAAAGCAACTCCTCTCAATAAATGGAGTAACAGATGTCCACTCCACAACTATTATCGGCAAGAGCAATATGACAATCATGTTTGAGAGAGGAAGGGGGAATGAACTTTCAGCAGAAGTAGAAAGTGTGGTAAATTCTGCAGCAGCAAACAACCCAGGAATAAAGAACGTGATTGCTGGACAAATCAGTATAAACCAAGGTTACGAATTTTTCATGGATATCTCAGGTGGAGACATGAAAGAAATGACTACTTTTGCAAAAGAAGTACTCGAACCAAGATTAGAAGCTTTACCAGAAGTTCGTGATGTGATGCTTTCTGGTAGTTTCGAGCAAGAACTGACCATTGATTTTAATCGAAGCAAAATTACTGAACTCGGTATTGATTTTCAGCAAGCTATCAATACGATATCGAATACTAATACTACCACTACTCTCGGAACATTTAGCGGTGAAGCAAACAATCCCTCTCTTCGTTGGAATACTTCCTTAAACAGTATAGATGATGTAAAAAACATTAGTATCCCTTCTCCATCTGGCTCTATACCCCTTAGTGACATTGCAAACATATCACTTCAACCTTTGGAATCATCTTCATTTGTTTGGAAAGATGGGACGAAAGATCTAATCTTTATTCAAGTTGGACGCGTGACTGATGTAACACAAATTGAAATGGCCGAAGCAGTCCGAAATGAAATTCAAGCGATCCGTGATGAGAATTTAGTCAATGGCTTCGACATCATGGAAATCGTGGCACAAGCTGACTATATTAAAGATTCCCTCGATGGAGTAACCAACAATATTATTATTGGTGGACTCATTGCAATCGTCATTTTATTTTTGTTTTTACGTAATTTGCGAGCAACTTTTATTATTGGGCTTTCGATCCCTACCTCCATTCTACTTACCTTCTTGACAATGTGGCTGTTTGACTACAGTTTTAATATATTAACTTTAATTGCACTTGGTTTAGGGATTGGAATGATGGTCGATTCTTCCATTGTCATACTTGAATCCATTTACAGGAAAAAGGAACAAGGACTTTCTAATTTTGTTGCGGTTTTGGATGGAACGAAAGAAGTCGCGACAGCTGTATTTGCCTCAATGCTTACCACCATCGTTGTCTTTCTTCCAATCGGATTGCTCGGCGGTGAAATAGGGCAATTTATGATAATATTATCAGCTGTCGTAGCCATTACCCTTATTAGTTCTGTAGTCGTTTCTTTTACCTTAATCCCTACGTTATCAGAAAAATTCTTAAAGCTACGAAAACATGCTGAAAAGCGGACGAATGGTCCTATCATTAAAGCCTATCGTAAATTAATCCAATGGATAGTGAGTAAAAAGCGCTATAGTGTAGCAGTTATCGGTTTATTCCTCATCCTATTTATAGGATCGTTCCTACTTATATCGAAAATTCCCATGACCATTATGCCAGATATGTTTAATCGTTATACTGAATTAGCGGTTGATGTTGAGTCAGGCTTGTCCCTAGAGGATAAAGAGGAAGTAATAACAGAAATAACGAATACATTAGTTGGTATTCAAGATGTAGAAACGACTTACATCATGGACAATGGAACTATGTTTTATTTAATTATTAATATGACAAAAGGGGACGAAATAACCCGCGAGCAAAAAGAAGTCAATGAAGAAATACTCAGTTCTTTACGTACATTGGAGGAAAATGGACCAATCGAAAGTGTGGCTAGTTCATTGACTGGTAGTAGTAGTTCTCCTATTCAAGTGACCATCTCAGGCGAAGATTTTGAGGACTTGCAAACCATTGCAGCAACCTTTCAAAATGAACTGGAAAGTATAAAAGGAGTCGTTGGAGTAAAGACTTCAGTTGATCGAACGACGATTGAAGAAGAAATTAAATTAAAGGAAAAAGAAATGGAAGAAGCAAGGGTAACACCATCACAAATTTCACAATATATTGAGCAAGCCTTTCTTCAAATGGAGGTGGGAGCTCTTTCTTTAGATAATGAAACCATTCCATTGAAGGTACGGTGGGAAGAGACGACCGCTCAACGCTCAGATTTATTAAATTTAACCATACCAACTGAAATTGGAGAAAGAAAACTTTCTCACTTTATTGAATTAGAAAGTATGAATACACCAAATGAAATTTCACATACAGATGGAGAACGCTTTGTTTCTATCTCTGCGGACATTGAAGGAACAGACTTAGGGACAGTTAACCTAGACGTTCAACGATTAATCAATAATTTTGAAACACCGTTAGGATATGACATTTCCGTTGCTGGTGATCTCGAACAGCAACAGCAAGTCATGATAGAAATGCTGCTCATTTTGATTATTTCCATCTTCTTAGTTTATCTCGTCATGGCGGTTCAATTCAATCATCTCATTCATCCACTCGTTGTCATGGCCGTTATTCCAATGACGATTGTCGGCGTAATCCTTGGCTTATTCATTACAAAGCATGAGCTTAGCGTGATGTCAGGAATGGGAGTAATTATGCTCATCGGCATTGTTCTCAATAATGCTATATTATTAATTGACCGTACGAATCAATTACGGAAACAAGATTACTCGATCCAAGAGGCTCTTATGCAGGCTGGAACAGATCGGATTCGTCCAATTTTCATGACCACATTAACAACAGCTGGCGGGATGCTTCCATTGGCTTTAGCGTCTGGAACAGCAGGAAACTACCAAGCACCGATGGCCACTGTTATTATTTCAGGGTTATTGTTTGCCACATTCATTACATTGTTATTGATTCCGGCGGTATACCGACTATTTGCTAATATTAGCTTTTCGTTTAGTATTAACAGAAAGCTAAAAAAGAAGAAGAAAACAACCGCTCATTCAGCTACATCTGCCGTCCGTTAA
- a CDS encoding helix-turn-helix domain-containing protein, which yields MDFSKIGEEIFMLRKSIGMSQTELSKGICTQAQISKIEKGLVYPYATTLYQIAKKLGVDLNYFFDIASSPNISYIKELESLLKQYRRKMEYKKIQDIIHDERKNPLVINNKYNFQLLLWHQGICLYHLDNQPKEAISILNQAIELTNQHLKVYSEREIEIINSKSVIYFEQHEYDLMLLEYKGIMGQLDSLHTQIDPTIKTRILYNTAKGLTRKEEYEQSIHYCMEGIEWCQETDNMYLFAELHYHIGYNYEALNDWQSAYEFMSKALFMFDIQNNHQYTPLIHRKLDDIHHLLLQ from the coding sequence TTGGACTTTTCTAAAATAGGTGAGGAAATCTTTATGTTAAGAAAGTCAATTGGAATGTCTCAAACTGAACTGAGTAAAGGCATTTGTACGCAAGCTCAAATCAGTAAAATTGAAAAAGGGCTAGTTTACCCGTATGCTACTACCCTTTATCAAATTGCAAAAAAATTAGGTGTCGACCTTAACTACTTTTTTGACATTGCTTCCTCGCCAAACATTAGTTATATAAAGGAACTTGAAAGTCTTTTGAAACAGTATCGGCGGAAAATGGAGTACAAAAAAATTCAAGACATTATTCATGATGAACGAAAGAATCCTTTAGTAATCAATAATAAATACAATTTCCAGTTACTATTGTGGCACCAAGGAATTTGTCTCTATCACCTCGATAACCAACCAAAAGAAGCCATTTCTATACTCAATCAAGCAATTGAACTGACAAATCAACATCTTAAAGTTTATAGCGAAAGAGAGATTGAAATCATTAATAGTAAAAGTGTCATCTACTTTGAACAACATGAGTATGACCTCATGTTACTCGAGTATAAAGGAATTATGGGTCAACTAGACTCATTGCATACTCAAATTGATCCTACAATTAAAACCCGTATTTTATATAACACAGCAAAAGGATTAACGAGAAAGGAAGAGTACGAGCAATCGATACATTACTGCATGGAAGGAATAGAATGGTGTCAAGAAACCGATAATATGTACTTGTTTGCCGAACTACACTACCATATTGGCTATAATTATGAAGCCCTGAATGATTGGCAGAGTGCTTACGAGTTTATGAGTAAAGCACTATTTATGTTCGATATTCAAAATAATCATCAGTATACTCCTTTAATTCATAGGAAACTAGATGACATTCATCATCTTTTATTACAATGA